Proteins from a genomic interval of uncultured Methanocorpusculum sp.:
- a CDS encoding DUF447 domain-containing protein, translated as MGLLGEGITEVIAVTKDNAAPIGIIVRSGQSPKMILFKGSKTAENVEKYGWVTANFVSDPYLYPLYAFSDVAKSDLRNVFVGEMVMQLLRDADAWMAFTARIVNETKDAYFVELEPVGSEYCRDEMRPVNRGFNSVIDATVHATRYVMNHDPKLRELIEYHLGIVRKCGGPRDLEAAALIKEVCGL; from the coding sequence ATGGGATTGTTAGGCGAAGGGATCACCGAAGTTATCGCGGTCACTAAGGATAATGCAGCACCTATCGGGATCATCGTGCGGTCCGGTCAGTCGCCGAAGATGATCCTTTTCAAAGGATCGAAGACGGCAGAGAATGTGGAGAAGTACGGCTGGGTAACGGCGAACTTCGTCAGCGATCCGTATCTCTATCCGCTGTATGCGTTTTCGGACGTGGCCAAGTCGGATCTCAGAAATGTGTTTGTCGGTGAGATGGTCATGCAACTGCTTCGCGATGCCGATGCATGGATGGCGTTTACCGCCCGGATCGTCAACGAGACGAAGGATGCGTATTTTGTGGAACTTGAACCTGTGGGATCGGAGTACTGCCGTGATGAGATGCGGCCGGTGAACCGCGGTTTTAATTCGGTGATCGATGCGACGGTCCATGCCACACGCTATGTGATGAACCATGATCCCAAACTTCGTGAACTGATCGAGTATCATCTGGGCATCGTTCGAAAGTGCGGGGGGCCAAGAGATCTGGAAGCGGCAGCACTGATCAAAGAGGTCTGCGGGTTATGA
- a CDS encoding triphosphoribosyl-dephospho-CoA synthase — protein sequence MSKLSLAETAELSMLLEVSANIKPGNIDRFHDYEDTKFRHFLASAVLARDVFEKVPELTLGEAMYAAVEHTNGHAGGNTHFGAFILLLPLIKGKGIAGACEAVLRTTVEDAVLFYQAFGRTQVRVNKEDEMDVNNPESIAMLREKRMTMLDVMRYSSGTDMVAREWTNGFALTRKAADILKEKDGADQIQEMFLRLMAAYPDTFIAKKFGYARAVTIMERAQLVRAGGLSLSMFDEECILGGVNPGSLADICIAGIFTALLEGWQWDC from the coding sequence ATGTCTAAGCTGTCTCTTGCCGAAACCGCCGAACTATCGATGCTCCTTGAGGTGAGTGCCAATATCAAACCGGGAAATATCGACCGGTTCCATGATTACGAGGATACGAAGTTCCGGCATTTTTTGGCATCGGCCGTGCTCGCCAGGGATGTTTTTGAAAAAGTCCCGGAACTAACACTCGGCGAGGCGATGTATGCGGCCGTCGAGCATACGAACGGTCATGCGGGAGGGAATACGCATTTTGGAGCGTTCATTCTTCTTCTGCCGCTGATCAAAGGCAAAGGCATCGCCGGGGCGTGCGAGGCCGTTCTTCGAACAACGGTCGAGGACGCCGTTCTTTTTTATCAGGCTTTCGGCAGGACCCAGGTCAGGGTCAACAAGGAGGATGAGATGGACGTAAATAATCCTGAATCGATCGCGATGCTTCGCGAGAAGCGGATGACCATGCTCGATGTCATGAGGTATTCGAGCGGGACCGATATGGTCGCCCGCGAATGGACGAACGGATTTGCCCTGACAAGGAAAGCCGCCGATATTCTCAAAGAAAAGGACGGGGCTGACCAGATCCAGGAGATGTTCCTCCGTCTTATGGCCGCGTATCCGGATACGTTCATTGCAAAGAAGTTCGGATATGCCCGGGCGGTTACAATCATGGAACGTGCTCAGCTGGTTCGTGCCGGCGGCCTTTCACTGAGCATGTTCGACGAGGAGTGTATCCTCGGCGGCGTGAATCCGGGATCTCTTGCGGATATCTGCATCGCCGGAATTTTTACCGCACTTCTGGAGGGGTGGCAATGGGATTGTTAG
- a CDS encoding methanogenesis marker 9 domain-containing protein, translating into MTAATRFISINGRPVKTPIVIASMAGITDAEFVLARSKHAGVAFIGGYNTDEPSRKASVAMEAAGRTEFNADFDEIATEIDILEGVDIIIGLNLRGATPEAFVSATKRFGPSVIYEIDAHCRQQSMIDAGCGEYLLHNPEKLCAIVSALAAEGMTVSVKTRAGVVDDRELARMLWKAGASILHVDLMDTGHTKIRQIRNSCPLIIIANNGVSSPDKMMDYFAHGADLVSVARSASLSVLQTLDRYIRAVAEEIGWYNAPKQLCRGGDLRSLTFCCMPVKQCPLLPSLESLGMSREEYLALKKEMTAAIPLSMGSHTCFGSLAYCCKSSTPCMFRDMTLKSIDLPMNEYMALKRTLSEKIVKKIFENV; encoded by the coding sequence ATGACGGCAGCTACAAGATTCATATCAATAAACGGAAGGCCTGTCAAAACCCCCATCGTGATCGCGTCTATGGCCGGAATAACCGATGCGGAGTTTGTTCTCGCCCGCAGTAAACATGCCGGTGTTGCTTTTATTGGCGGATACAATACAGATGAACCGAGCAGGAAAGCCTCTGTTGCTATGGAAGCGGCGGGCCGGACCGAGTTCAATGCCGATTTCGACGAAATAGCAACCGAGATCGACATTCTGGAAGGGGTGGACATCATCATCGGTCTCAACCTTAGAGGGGCAACGCCGGAAGCGTTCGTTTCCGCCACAAAACGGTTTGGACCTTCCGTCATATACGAGATCGACGCCCACTGCCGTCAGCAGTCCATGATCGATGCAGGATGTGGCGAGTATCTTCTTCACAATCCTGAGAAACTCTGTGCCATCGTTTCTGCGCTTGCAGCCGAAGGCATGACCGTCTCCGTCAAGACCCGTGCCGGCGTTGTGGATGACCGCGAACTCGCACGGATGCTCTGGAAAGCCGGAGCTTCAATTCTGCATGTCGATCTGATGGATACCGGACACACCAAGATCAGACAGATTCGAAACAGCTGCCCCTTAATCATCATCGCAAACAACGGCGTATCCAGCCCCGACAAGATGATGGATTATTTCGCCCACGGGGCCGATCTCGTCTCGGTCGCCCGAAGTGCAAGCCTCAGCGTTCTTCAGACACTCGACCGGTATATCCGGGCGGTCGCCGAAGAGATCGGCTGGTATAATGCCCCCAAACAGCTGTGCCGGGGAGGCGATCTTCGCTCGCTTACGTTCTGCTGTATGCCGGTGAAACAGTGCCCGCTTCTTCCCTCTCTCGAGTCGCTTGGGATGAGCCGGGAGGAGTATCTAGCATTGAAAAAGGAAATGACTGCCGCGATTCCTCTTTCGATGGGGAGCCACACCTGTTTCGGCAGTCTTGCCTACTGCTGTAAATCCTCTACCCCCTGTATGTTCCGGGATATGACGCTGAAGTCGATCGATCTCCCGATGAATGAATATATGGCTCTGAAACGTACGCTTTCTGAGAAGATCGTGAAGAAAATCTTTGAAAATGTCTAA
- a CDS encoding Holliday junction resolvase, with protein sequence MSNDFEREMVVCMNRFFTENRMKGFAYRLKQSHFNTQYVDIIVDSLDPAYYLAIECKSLNGKRLYFTSNFHKDKDGVHQVDNISGFVKYTGRRGYLAVEFRGQGSKNEAYLMPWTKVLEFFETSAGISIEEFRKCTALERVPGGYRLSCLNPS encoded by the coding sequence ATGAGTAACGACTTCGAGCGGGAGATGGTCGTCTGCATGAACCGGTTCTTCACCGAAAACAGGATGAAAGGGTTTGCCTACCGGCTCAAACAGTCTCACTTCAACACGCAGTATGTGGATATCATCGTCGACTCGCTGGATCCTGCCTATTATCTCGCGATCGAGTGCAAATCCCTGAACGGAAAACGGCTCTACTTTACCAGTAATTTCCATAAAGACAAGGACGGAGTGCATCAGGTCGACAACATCTCCGGATTCGTCAAATACACCGGCCGCCGCGGTTATCTCGCGGTCGAGTTCCGGGGTCAGGGTTCAAAAAACGAAGCATATCTTATGCCCTGGACGAAAGTTCTGGAGTTTTTCGAAACATCCGCCGGGATCTCTATCGAGGAGTTCAGAAAATGCACGGCACTCGAACGGGTCCCCGGAGGGTATCGTCTTTCCTGTCTCAATCCATCATAG
- a CDS encoding sulfide/dihydroorotate dehydrogenase-like FAD/NAD-binding protein has translation MGKYTIVQARALSEAVFEMWIHAPQVARHAKAGQFCIIHADGAGERVPLTISATNGDNIRIAFMAVGTTTKLLATLKTGDELRDVAGPLGMPSDIVEGSETVIIVGGGVGVACTPILAQAAKDAGNYVIGIIGARNRDLLIFEDDMRAICDELYVTTDDGSYGIKGFASGPLKDLCESGRKIDKVWIIGPGMMMKVTSEVTRPFGIKTYVSLNPVMVDGTGMCGSCRVTVGGEMKFACVDGPEFDAHEVDWNDLMTRQRMYLAEEKQSMDFREEHHECRCRKVE, from the coding sequence ATGGGAAAGTACACGATTGTTCAGGCACGAGCCTTATCGGAAGCCGTATTCGAGATGTGGATTCATGCACCTCAGGTTGCACGCCATGCCAAGGCCGGCCAGTTCTGTATCATCCACGCCGATGGAGCGGGAGAACGGGTTCCTTTGACTATCTCCGCAACAAACGGAGACAATATCAGGATCGCTTTCATGGCTGTTGGAACCACGACGAAACTGCTCGCAACCCTCAAAACGGGTGACGAACTCCGTGATGTGGCGGGTCCCCTTGGGATGCCAAGCGACATCGTCGAAGGCTCCGAGACCGTGATCATCGTTGGGGGAGGAGTCGGCGTTGCCTGTACGCCGATCCTTGCCCAGGCGGCAAAGGACGCCGGCAACTACGTCATCGGGATCATCGGTGCACGAAACCGGGATCTTCTCATCTTCGAAGATGATATGCGGGCGATCTGCGACGAACTTTATGTAACGACGGATGACGGTTCGTACGGAATCAAAGGGTTCGCAAGCGGCCCCTTAAAAGATCTCTGCGAATCGGGCCGCAAGATCGATAAAGTCTGGATCATCGGTCCGGGCATGATGATGAAGGTCACAAGCGAAGTGACCCGTCCCTTCGGCATCAAAACCTACGTCTCTCTCAACCCGGTGATGGTTGACGGAACCGGCATGTGCGGGAGTTGCAGAGTCACCGTCGGTGGCGAGATGAAGTTTGCCTGCGTAGACGGACCCGAGTTCGATGCGCACGAAGTTGACTGGAACGATCTTATGACCAGACAGAGAATGTACCTTGCCGAAGAGAAACAGTCAATGGACTTCCGTGAAGAACATCATGAATGCCGCTGCAGGAAGGTGGAGTAA
- the gltA gene encoding NADPH-dependent glutamate synthase, with the protein MDRDADLRVADFEEVDLGLNKEQVIAEAQRCIQCKKPKCISGCPVGIDIPAFIQAIADEKFQDAVDIIKKDNMLPAVCGRVCPQETQCQGVCVLGIKGTPIAIGQLERYVADIERKKGAKCPKCAQPTNKKVAVVGSGPAGLACAAELARRGHSVTIFESLHEAGGVLMYGIPAFRMPKDIVQYEIDQVKKLGVEIKTNHIVGRSVSVEELLSYSAVFLGTGAGLPYFMCIPGENLPGVYSANEFLTRVNLMGANKFPENDTPVKVGKKVVVVGGGNVAMDAARVARRMGAEVTLMYRRGEADMPARLDEVRHAKEEGVFFMTATNPIAILGENNAVSGVKAIKMELGTPGDDGRCSFYPVDGSEFVVEADVVIEAIGQGPNPLLLRMLPELTRNRNGSVAVNCLGETSIPKVYAGGDVATGAATVILAMGTAKEAAVAIDKKLGK; encoded by the coding sequence ATGGACCGCGATGCAGATCTCAGAGTAGCCGACTTCGAAGAAGTGGATCTCGGACTCAACAAAGAACAGGTCATTGCCGAGGCACAACGGTGTATCCAGTGTAAAAAACCAAAATGCATCAGCGGATGCCCGGTCGGAATCGACATTCCTGCATTCATCCAGGCGATCGCCGACGAAAAGTTCCAGGATGCCGTGGACATCATCAAAAAGGACAACATGCTTCCTGCCGTCTGCGGACGTGTCTGCCCGCAGGAGACCCAGTGTCAGGGAGTCTGTGTCCTCGGCATAAAGGGTACGCCGATCGCGATCGGTCAGCTCGAGCGGTACGTTGCCGACATCGAACGAAAGAAGGGAGCGAAGTGCCCGAAGTGCGCCCAGCCGACCAATAAAAAAGTGGCGGTCGTCGGCTCAGGTCCGGCAGGTCTTGCCTGTGCGGCTGAGCTCGCACGCCGCGGTCACTCGGTGACGATCTTCGAGTCCCTGCATGAGGCGGGAGGCGTGCTGATGTACGGTATCCCGGCGTTCCGTATGCCAAAAGATATCGTCCAGTACGAGATCGACCAGGTGAAAAAGCTCGGCGTCGAGATCAAAACGAATCATATCGTTGGTCGTTCGGTCTCGGTCGAGGAGCTTCTCTCCTACAGTGCCGTGTTCCTTGGAACGGGCGCGGGCCTCCCATACTTCATGTGCATCCCGGGCGAAAATCTGCCGGGCGTGTACTCGGCAAACGAGTTCCTTACCCGTGTGAACCTGATGGGAGCAAACAAGTTCCCTGAAAACGACACGCCGGTAAAAGTCGGCAAAAAAGTCGTAGTCGTCGGCGGCGGGAACGTCGCGATGGACGCGGCGCGTGTCGCCCGGCGTATGGGTGCTGAGGTAACTCTGATGTACCGCAGGGGCGAAGCAGACATGCCGGCAAGACTCGACGAAGTCCGCCACGCAAAAGAGGAAGGTGTTTTCTTCATGACCGCGACGAACCCGATCGCAATCCTCGGCGAGAACAACGCCGTCTCAGGCGTCAAGGCCATCAAGATGGAACTCGGCACGCCCGGAGACGACGGACGCTGCTCCTTCTATCCTGTGGACGGAAGCGAGTTCGTGGTCGAGGCGGATGTCGTGATCGAGGCTATAGGTCAGGGACCAAACCCACTTCTCCTCAGAATGCTGCCCGAACTTACCAGAAACAGAAACGGCAGTGTTGCCGTGAACTGTCTTGGCGAAACGAGCATCCCCAAAGTCTATGCCGGTGGGGATGTCGCAACAGGAGCGGCCACCGTGATTCTCGCCATGGGAACCGCCAAGGAAGCCGCCGTCGCGATTGACAAGAAGCTTGGAAAATAA